In one window of Episyrphus balteatus chromosome 3, idEpiBalt1.1, whole genome shotgun sequence DNA:
- the LOC129913321 gene encoding soluble guanylate cyclase 89Da-like: protein MYGMLLESVQHYVQAEYGPDIWKQVCQIVDCKHSSFKTHQLYPDHLMPDLASALSACTGESFDSCMNFYGRCFVRFFSNFGYDKMIRATGRFFCDFLQSIDNIHLQMRFTYPKMKSPSMQLTHMDEKGAMIVYRSSRTGLSKYLIGQMTEVAEEFYGLRIKAYVTESQNDITGGTAGPIKLTDTPKTVIVKYRIDFDNADYMATRVNVMAHPSQLCLPHVDLNIFLELFPFTLVLNPQMEITHAGEKVIEMWILHNPGKPPKSFIGSKITEHFTCRRPKGTPFEWQVIRQMKTVLFELMLIRTGKSKTADLQAAVLNAESDMYDELSLQAYNYMRGAEEDDDDEEDAAGDRKASQGTKGILLKGQMFYITDMDSLIYLCSPLIENLDELHGVGLYLNDLNPHGLSRELVMAGWQHCSKLEIMFEKEEQRSDELEKSLELADSWKRQGDELLYSMIPRPVAERMRRGIDPMASCQSFEEVSVIFVEVMNVYTNSNKIQDAMSAVNTLNTVFSAFDEEIISPLVYKVETVGMIYMAVSGAPDINPLHAQHAADLALRITKKIKGLGLPEVAIKTGIHSGPVVAGVVGLKVPRYCLFGDAVNTASRMESSGEPYKIQVSNYTASKIRPHGYIVESRGYVKVKGKGEMETFWLLAGPDEEGAEQQK, encoded by the exons ATGTATGGAATGTTATTGGAAAGTGTTCAGCATTACGTGCAG GCTGAATATGGACCGGATATATGGAAGCAAGTCTGCCAAATTGTTGATTGCAAGCACAGTTCATTCAAAACTCATCAG TTGTACCCCGATCATCTAATGCCAGACCTTGCTTCAGCCCTTTCCGCTTGTACAGGAGAATCTTTTGATTCATGCATGAATTTTTATGGAAGATGTTTTGTAAGGTTCTTCAGTAATTTTGG TTACGACAAAATGATTCGTGCAACAGGTCGTTTCTTCTGCGATTTCTTGCAATCCATTGACAACATTCATTTACAAATGCGATTCACTTATCCCAAAATGAAAAGTCCTTCTATGCAACTGACTCACATGGACGAAAAAGGAGCTATGATTGTGTACCGAAGTTCAAGGACTGGTTTGTCAAAGTATCTAATTGGACAGATGACAGAAGTAGCAGAGGAATTCTATGGACTCAGGATAAAGGCCTACGTGACTGAAAGTCAAAATGACATAACTGGAGGCACTGCTGGACCAATAAAATTGACCGATACTCCCAAGACTGTTATTGTTAAATACAGAATCGATTTTGATAATGCTGATTAT atggCAACAAGGGTGAATGTCATGGCGCATCCTTCTCAACTGTGCTTGCCACATGTTGATTTGAATATATTCCTGGAGCTTTTTCCTTTCACATTGGTTTTGAATCCCCAAATGGAGATTACACACGCTGGTGAAAAg GTTATTGAGATGTGGATACTTCATAATCCTGGAAAACCACCAAAAAGTTTCATTGGCTCCAAAATAACAGAACATTTTACTTGTCGTCGCCCAAAGGGTACACCCTTTGAATGGCAAGTTATTCGACAAATGAAAACGGTTTTGTTCGAATTGATGTTAATTCGAACGGGCAAAAGCAAGACTGCAGATTTGCAAGCGGCGGTTTTGAATGCTGAATCAGATATGTACGATGAATTGTCATTACAAGCATATAATTATATGAGAGGTGCTGaggaggatgatgatgatgaagaggaTGCAGCTGGCGATCGAAAGGCTTCGCAGGGTACTAAAGGAATTTTACTTAAAGGACAGATGTTTTATATTACGGATATGGATTCACTTATTTATCTTTGCAGTCCACT CATTGAAAACCTTGATGAACTCCATGGAGTTGGCTTATACCTTAACGATCTGAATCCGCACGGCTTGAGCAGGGAATTAGTTATGGCTGGATGGCAACATTGCTCCAAATTGGAAATTATGTTTGAAAAGGAAGAACAGCGATCTGATGAGTTGGAGAAATCCCTCGAGCTAGCTGATTCATGGAAGAGACAAGGAGATGAACTACTTTATTCAATGATTCCACGACCTGTAGCCGAACGCATGCGACGCGGTATTGATCCAATGGCCTCATGTCAAAGTTTCGAAGAAGTTTCCGTCATATTCGTGGAAGTCATG AACGTCTatacaaattccaataaaatccAAGATGCAATGTCGGCCGTAAATACCCTGAATACCGTATTCTCAGCATTTGATGAGGAAATTATTTCGCCATTGGTGTACAAAGTGGAAACAGTTGGAATG ATTTATATGGCAGTGAGTGGAGCTCCAGATATAAATCCATTGCATGCCCAACATGCTGCCGATTTGGCTCTAAGAAtaacaaagaaaattaaagGATTGGGATTGCCGGAGGTTGCCATAAAAACTG GAATCCATTCGGGTCCAGTTGTTGCTGGTGTTGTTGGACTTAAAGTACCGAGGTATTGTTTGTTTGGTGATGCTGTGAATACAGCCTCGCGAATGGAAAGCAGTGGAGAGCCGTACAAAATTCAAGTTTCCAATTATACGGCTAGCAAGATTCGACCACATGGTTATATTGTGGAATCTCGTGGATATGTTAAAGTTAAA GGTAAAGGAGAAATGGAAACATTTTGGTTACTTGCTGGACCAGACGAAGAAGGTGcggaacaacaaaaataa